One Festucalex cinctus isolate MCC-2025b chromosome 3, RoL_Fcin_1.0, whole genome shotgun sequence DNA window includes the following coding sequences:
- the tmem258 gene encoding dolichyl-diphosphooligosaccharide--protein glycosyltransferase subunit TMEM258: protein MVKPERPNCGQKYVHVRDPGRDSAENARVRGFINLVCRGRSSASFDMELEAMTRYTSPVNPAVFPHLTVVLLAIGMFFTAWFFVYEVTSTKYTRDVYKELLISLVASLFMGFGVLFLLLWVGIYV from the exons ATGGTGAAACCCGAAAGACCAAACTGTGGGCAAAAATATGTCCACGTCCGTGACCCCGGAAGAGATTCGGCAGAGAACGCTCGAGTACGTGGCTTTATCAACTTGGTCTGCAGAGGACGGAGCTCTGCTTCATTCGATATG GAACTCGAGGCGATGACCAGATACACCAGCCCGGTGAATCCGGCTGTGTTCCCCCACCTCACAGTGGTCCTGCTGGCCATCGGCATGTTCTTCACCGCTTGGTTCTTCGT CTATGAGGTGACTTCAACAAAATACACCAGAGACGTGTACAAGGAGTTGCTCATCTCCCTCGTGGCTTCACTTTTTATGGGCTTTGGTGTTCTCTTCTTGCTACTCTGGGTTGGCATCTACGTATGA
- the tmem138 gene encoding transmembrane protein 138: protein MLQTGNYSLVLLMQLTLLAFDLFVNSFSELLRGAAVIQLVLFVIQDIAILFNVIIVLLMMFNTYVFQVGLVSLLLERFRALLFFSALYLTLSICLHSWVLNLRWRASNSFVWTDGLQALFVFQRIVAVLYYYLYKRTAEYMGDPRLYVDSVWLREAFARARQ from the exons ATGCTTCAGACGGGCAACTACTCCCTGGTGCTGCTGATGCAGCTCACACTTTTGGCTTTTGACCTATTCGTCAACTCCTTCAGTGAACTGCTGAGAGGAGCCGCCGTCATCCAGCTGGTGCTCTTTGT CATCCAGGACATCGCCATCTTGTTCAACGTGATCATCGTGCTGCTGATGATGTTCAACACGTACGTGTTTCAGGTGGGCCTTGTCTCACTGCTGCTGGAGCGCTTCAGAGCTCTGCTCTTCTTCTCCGCTCTCTACCTGACCCTCAGCATCTGCCTCCACAGCTGGGTGTTG aaTCTAAGATGGAGAGCATCTAATAGCTTTGTTTGGACGGATGGCCTTCAAGCTCTCTTTGTGTTCCAGAGGATAG TGGCAGTGTTGTACTACTACTTGTACAAGCGGACGGCGGAGTACATGGGGGACCCAAGGCTGTACGTGGACTCTGTTTGGCTGCGTGAGGCCTTTGCCAGAGCTCGGCAGTAG
- the cracr2b gene encoding EF-hand calcium-binding domain-containing protein 4A, with the protein MSKWLNDGEVLEGQGSGEAVPVSPRPQSLSAGSPRLARGRSPLGSSSPRKAAAVSPQAEMMGKAKQLFVLCDKEGKGFITKRDMQRLQMELPLSPEQLETVFESLDRESNGFLTPLEFSTGLGELMGQKDTPEQTEELADKDAGQEDWSEDAATIRLTDILNELGADKLSDSQQELCSLWCELQRERPELLRLLEGILLHAVTHLQDSIRERDSLEQALRRRESEHDQVVRSIYEEMETQIREEREKRLAQESIRQKQRGIQVEEELRMRDQELEMTLSRQKELESRMQQLICEQASIKEQNEELRSLNLQLQEQAESSREQLQAAMVQLAQLQLSATQEQVARQQNVIKVSRNMQKEKDSLLRQLGMLRDMNKRLRDEKDAQLTKKRVSQPCLLRPSLPLTFDLSEDFYSAWTQHQYPP; encoded by the exons ATGTCTAAGTGGCTGAATGATGGAGAAGTGCTGGAAGGTCAAGGCAGCGGTGAGGCTGTACCTGTAAGCCCGCGACCTCAGAGCCTTTCAGCAGGGAGCCCTCGACTGGCCAGGGGTCGCAGCCCACTAGGTTCATCCTCCCCTAGAAAGGCAGCAGCAGTGAGCCCGCAGGCCGAGATGATGGGGAAGGCCAAGCAGCTGTTTGTGCTGTGCGACAAAGAAGGCAAAGGCTTCATCACAAAGCGGGACATGCAG AGGCTACAGATGGAATTACCTCTGTCGCCCGAACAGCTGGAGACCGTGTTTGAGAGTCTGGACCGTGAAAGCAATGGCTTCCTTACGCCACTTGAGTTCAGCACAGGACTTG GTGAACTGATGGGCCAGAAGGACACACCTGAGCAGACGGAAGAGCTTGCAGACAAAGACGCAGGCCAGGAGGACTGGTCGGAGGATGCTGCTACAATAAGACTTACTGATATACTGAATGAGCTTGGTGCCGACAAACTGTCTGACAG TCAGCAGGAGCTGTGTTCTTTGTGGTGTGAGCTGCAGAGAGAGCGGCCAGAGCTGCTCCGGCTCCTGGAAGGCATCCTGCTGCACGCTGTCACACATCTGCAGGACTCCATCCGAGAGCGGGACAGCCTGGAGCAAGCTTTGCGCAG GCGGGAGAGTGAACATGATCAAGTTGTTCGTTCTATATATGAAGAAATGGAAACCCAAATCCGTGAGGAACGAGAGAAACGCCTGGCTCAG GAGAGCATCAGACAGAAGCAGAGAGGCATACAGGTTGAGGAGGAGTTGAGGATGCGGGACCAAGAGTTGGAGATGACCTTGAGCAGACAGAAAGAG TTGGAGAGCAGAATGCAGCAGCTGATCTGCGAGCAGGCAAGCATCAAAGAACAGAACGAGGAACTGCGCAGCCTCAACCTCCAGCTGCAAGAGCAAGCGGAGAGCAGCAGGGAGCAGCTGCAGGCTGCTATGGTTCAGTTGGCCCAATTACAGCTGAGCGCTACCCAGGAGCAAGTGGCCAGACAGCA AAATGTGATTAAAGTGTCAAGAAACATGCAGAAAGAGAAGGATAGTCTACTGAGACAACTTGGCATGTTGCG GGATATGAATAAAAGGCTTCGAGATGAGAAAGATGCGCAGCTGACCAAGAAGAGGGTTAGTCAGCCATGCCTGCTCCGTCCTTCTCTGCCGCTAACCTTTGACCTCAGTGAAGACTTTTACAGTGCATGGACACAGCATCAATATCCGCCCTAA
- the LOC144016068 gene encoding EF-hand calcium-binding domain-containing protein 4B, with the protein MRTITLGSTSITLQLWDTAGQERFRCITEQYYRKADAILVVYDISCSASFTAVREWMDTVEEKMCDGAILMLLGNKLDLEDSHCRKVERRDGQNLAEQHQASFYECSAKTGANMEQLMTHMAEKLLAQLDRQCEEALSLTDCATRRSCCV; encoded by the exons ATGAGGACCATCACCCTGGGCTCCACCTCCATCACCCTGCAGCTGTGGGACACTGCCGGTCAGGAGAG GTTTCGCTGCATCACCGAACAGTACTACCGCAAGGCTGACGCCATCCTGGTGGTGTATGACATCTCATGCTCGGCCTCCTTCACTGCTGTGAGAGAGTGGATGGACACTGTGGAG GAGAAAATGTGCGATGGTGCAATACTGATGCTGCTTGGAAACAAGCTGGATCTGGAAGACAGTCACTGCAGAAAAGTGGAAAGAAGAGATGGACAGAATTTGGCAGAG CAGCATCAGGCCTCGTTTTATGAGTGCAGTGCCAAAACTGGAGCGAACATGGAGCAGCTGATGACTCACATGGCGGA GAAGTTACTTGCCCAACTTGATCGACAATGTGAGGAGGCACTTTCCCTGACAGATTGTGCCACACGAAGAAGCTGCTGTGTGTAA